The DNA window CGTCTTGTTCGGCGCCAGGATGAGGGTCGGCTTCTGGAGGTGCTCGATGACCTTGGCAGCCGTGAACGTCTTTCCGCTGCCGGTGACGCCGAGCAGCACCTGGGACTGTTCGCCTCGATCGAACGCTGAACTGATCTCTTGAAGGGCGCGCGGCTGATCACCGCAGGGCTTGAATTCCGAGACCAGCTCGAAGGAAGTGGGCATGAAGGGCGGGACCATATCGGGCGCCTGACCGCCCTGCAACCCCGCAGAATTCCGTCCTAAAGGCAGATTCATTGCATTGCTGTGCGGGTCTCCGTGTTCCAGCCTGCGCTCTCTGGACCCGCTCGCGCGGCCTCACGACTGCGGTGGATGTGCCGCGCAGCAGCTCACCGTGCTAGGTGCCGGGAGCCCAACATGGACAACCTCCCTCTCCTGCCCGACCATCCGTACGCCGCGTTCCTCGATCAGGTCGACAAACCCGCGCGCTACACGGGTGGCGAGGTCGGCTCGATCGTCAAGGACTGGTCGAGCGTCGAGGCGCGTGTGTGCCTGGCCTTCCCGGATGTCTACGACATCGGGATGAGCCATCTCGGCTTCAAGATCCTCTACAAGATCCTCAACGACGACCCCCGCACGCTCGCCGAGCGCTGCTACGCGCCGTGGGTGGACATGGAGGCGCAGCTCGTCCGGAGGGGTCTCCCGCTGGTCGCGCTGGAGTCGGCCAGACCCCTGCGTGACTTCGACGTGGTCGGCTTCTCGCTCCAGTTCGAGCTGACGTACTCGAACATCCTGACGATGCTGAAGCTCGGCGGCATCCCGCTGCGCGCCGCCGACCGCGAAGAGGACGATCCGCTGGTCATCGCGGGTGGCCCGGTCGCCACCCACCCGGAGCCCATCGCTCCCTTCCTCGATCTGCTGGTCATCGGCGACGGTGAGGAGAAGGCGACCGAGGTCTCGCTCACATGGGCCCGACTGAAGAAGGCCGGCGTCCCCAGGAAGGAGCGCCTCGTGGCGCTCGCGAAGCTGGGGGCGGTGTACGTCCCTTCGCTCTACGAGACGCGGCTCGACCCGGACACCGGCTTGCACGTGGTGGATCGCCCGGTGGTGCCTGACGCGCCACTCCCTGTCGGGCGCGCGCTGGTGGATCTGAACCAGTATCCCTTCCCTGACGACGCGCCGACGGGCGGCCCCGAGGCGATCTTCGACCGCATGTCGATCGAGATCGCGCGCGGCTGCACCGAGGGCTGCCGTTTCTGCCAGGCGGGGATGATCTACCGGCCCGTACGCGAGCGCGATCCCGAGCAGATCGTCGACACGGTGATGCGCGCCATCAAGCGCTCGGGCCAGGACGAGGTCTCCCTGACGGCGCTCTCCACGGCCGACGTGTCCTGCATCTCGCCGCTCATCAAGAAGATCGGCGAGCGCCTCGCGGCCGAGCGCGTCACCCTCGGCGTCTCCTCGCTGCGCGCGTACGGGCTCGAGCCGGAGCTGCTCGATGAGCTCAAGCGGGTCCGAGCGGCCGGGCTGACGTTCGCCCCCGAGGCGGGCTCGCAGCGGATGCGCGACGTCGTGAACAAGAACGTGACGGAGGAGCAGCTCCTCGAGACGGCCGAGCGGGTGTTCTCCCGCGGGTTCGGGAAGATGAAGCTGTACTTCATGATCGGCCTGCCCACCGAGACCGACGAGGATGTGCGGGGGATCGTCGAGACCGGGGCGCGGACGGCCGCGACCGGCCGAAGGGCGGCCGGGAAAGGCAAGCCGGCCGATGTGACGGTCAGCGTCTCGACACACGTCCCCAAGCCCCATACTCCCTTCCAGTGGGCCGCGATGGACAGCCTGTCCGAGGTGTCCCGCAAGCAACAGCTCCTCAGGTCGACCGTGCGCCCCTACCGCGCGGTGACCCTGCGCACCCACGAGGCTCACGCCAGCGTGCTGGAGGGCATCTTCGCGCGAGGCGATCGCCCCCTCGCCGATGTCCTCGAGCGCGCATTCCACAACGGCGCCCGGTTCGACTCCTGGGACGACCAGCTCAAGCTCGAGGTCTGGGAGGAGGCATTCACCCACTTCGGCATCGACCGGAGCCGCTACCTCGGCACCCTGCCCCTG is part of the Chondromyces crocatus genome and encodes:
- a CDS encoding TIGR03960 family B12-binding radical SAM protein gives rise to the protein MDNLPLLPDHPYAAFLDQVDKPARYTGGEVGSIVKDWSSVEARVCLAFPDVYDIGMSHLGFKILYKILNDDPRTLAERCYAPWVDMEAQLVRRGLPLVALESARPLRDFDVVGFSLQFELTYSNILTMLKLGGIPLRAADREEDDPLVIAGGPVATHPEPIAPFLDLLVIGDGEEKATEVSLTWARLKKAGVPRKERLVALAKLGAVYVPSLYETRLDPDTGLHVVDRPVVPDAPLPVGRALVDLNQYPFPDDAPTGGPEAIFDRMSIEIARGCTEGCRFCQAGMIYRPVRERDPEQIVDTVMRAIKRSGQDEVSLTALSTADVSCISPLIKKIGERLAAERVTLGVSSLRAYGLEPELLDELKRVRAAGLTFAPEAGSQRMRDVVNKNVTEEQLLETAERVFSRGFGKMKLYFMIGLPTETDEDVRGIVETGARTAATGRRAAGKGKPADVTVSVSTHVPKPHTPFQWAAMDSLSEVSRKQQLLRSTVRPYRAVTLRTHEAHASVLEGIFARGDRPLADVLERAFHNGARFDSWDDQLKLEVWEEAFTHFGIDRSRYLGTLPLTARLPWDHIDVGLEEGFLAKEYRKAIQSRLSPPCGKVAGMFVHHTNLEDARADERRLVCYDCGVACDLSLMREERFSFLQKLGAERRALPVIQPEAPPPAEGAVDARGATPSVTQAAEADPSVTQAAGADPSVTQAAEADPSVTQAAGTQANGGATDGSLDPTLGALPAATSPATTAASPAKKRPPQRQGRGGIAYRLRYEKVGPMALLGHLDVVRELPRVLRRVGVPMTYTTGFHPKPDMTFGPALSLGVITLDEYVDVRLEQELDPEALDALVQAMSASSPRGLVFRAAARLGADDPALGKVISGARYLLIMARAAAGGADAERILEARCRAAMEATTLPHRREISGLAKMMDVRTYLKRAEVASPESLLALERAGLTGDVVALDVEVDILGSGSVKSSEVAAAIVGEGGVAPAHRAIRLELIARSEGGQQVSPLDLAALRRPRPPVRERPPAPPPALTADAE